The DNA sequence CATCACAAACCTATCTGCACGACGTTGAAAACTCTACAATCCTCTATATTAGAGTATGTTTTCCCCAAATAGGGGCGATCGCTCCCTGTTCGGGCAGATTTATCCTGCGAGGTAGGTCAAGTGGCCTGGAAAACCTCGATGAGCGATCGCCCAATGCCAGTCCCACCCAGCATCAGGAGAGTTTAGAATGACCCCAGCCCCCATTCAAGCGATCGCCATCTTTGATATTGATGGGGTCTTGCGGGATGTGGGTGGATCCTACCGCCGCGCCCTTGCGGATACGGTGGAACACTACACCCAAGGGCACTATCGCCCTTCGCAAGCAGACATAGATGATCTCAAAGCCGAGGGCTGCTGGAATAATGATTGGGAAGGATCCCAGGAGCTGGTCTGCCGATATTTTGAAGCCCAGGGACAGGAGCGATCGCAGCTTGGCTTGGTCTATGAAGACCTAGTGGACTTCTTCCAGCGCCGCTATCGAGGCCCCGATCCCACGGATCCCGATCAATGGACGGGCTATATCTGCCAAGAACCGCTGTTGGTCGATGCAGACTACTTTGCCCAGTTGACCGACGCGGGCATTGCCTGGGGCTTTTTCAGCGGCGCTACGCGGGGCTCGGCACAGTATGTCTTAGAGCGGCGCATTGGTCTAGTCGATCCGATCTTAGTTGCCATGGAAGATGCACCGGGCAAACCCGATCCCACCGGCTTGTTTCAGGTCGTGGCGCAGCTTGAACAGAGGGCAACGCTACCGGCCCATCTGCCGGTGATCTATGCTGGGGATACGGTGGCCGATCTGCAAACCATTCACCAGGCCCGCCAGCAGAATGATCAACATTCCTGGTACGCCCTAGGCATTTTGCCCCCCCATG is a window from the Candidatus Obscuribacterales bacterium genome containing:
- a CDS encoding TIGR01548 family HAD-type hydrolase, whose translation is MTPAPIQAIAIFDIDGVLRDVGGSYRRALADTVEHYTQGHYRPSQADIDDLKAEGCWNNDWEGSQELVCRYFEAQGQERSQLGLVYEDLVDFFQRRYRGPDPTDPDQWTGYICQEPLLVDADYFAQLTDAGIAWGFFSGATRGSAQYVLERRIGLVDPILVAMEDAPGKPDPTGLFQVVAQLEQRATLPAHLPVIYAGDTVADLQTIHQARQQNDQHSWYALGILPPHVQTDAHYQSDYVNLLTQHGAEKVLPSVRDLQGDLVHRLIQA